The Lysinibacillus irui sequence TTTTCTATCTATTCGTTTACAAGTATAGCTTATGATGAACGACAAAAAAATGAAAAAGACTGAGTAGAACTTCTACCCAGTCTCTTTTTCCTACTATTCTTTTGGTGCTTGGAATGGTTTTTCATCAGGATACAAACGACCTAGCATTTCATCATATGTATCATTTCCATAATCGAAGCAACGACGCACACGTGAAATAGTAGCTGTACTTGCCCCAGTTTCCTTTTTAATGGATTCGTAGGTTTTCTTTAAACGTAATAAATGTGCAACCTCAAAGCGTTGTGCCAACGATTGAATTTCACTAATCGTACATAAATCATCAAAAAACTTATAGCATTCCTCGATGTCTTTCAGCTCTAACACTGCTTTAAATAATTGATCTGTTTGATGCCCCCGAATTTTTTCGATTTGCATGCAATTTTCCTCCCTTTAAGGCTGCGTTTTCACCATTGCTTGTAACCCTGGTGAAGATGGTACGAAGTGAACCCAAGACTTTCCTGGTACAAGCTTTACAGGTTCTCCTGATTGCTCTACAGCGGTCGGTATTCCATTCACATTAGACCATTCAACTTCCCTCAAATAGCCATTTTGAAATACGTACGCATTTCCACCAGACGTTAAATCAATTTCTTGGCGACCGATATCATCAATTATTTGGTGATCCATTTCAAAAAACAGGACATTTGCTAATGATATTGTTTCGCCCGTTAACATATCTTTTGTGTCCACGCCAGCCGATTGTCGTTCATAGTGATTACTTTGATGATCATACACATACGAGTTGTGGAAATCTTCATTATTTCCGTAGTAAATGTCAACTTGACTTGTTTCAATGCCTATTTTACCACGTTCATTGGGTTCATAAAAACCCTGAAGTACTTTTTCACTGTAATTCATTGAAGCGTCTACCATTTTAGCACCTTTTACAATGTTTTCTGATGTAATATATGAATTGTGCGGAGCCACACGATCGCTAGAACGTTTAAAAAGTATGCCATCATAAGCCATCCCATTAATATTGTCTACTATACGATTATCAAGCATGGTTTTCGCTTCAGGGCTATAGCCATGTGCTACGTAAAAGGCATCATATCCCTTTGCCATATCGATAAAATAGGAGCGCGCACTACGCACAGGCCCAATATTTTCCGGTAGTTCACTTTGGTAGATTGCTAAAAAGCGTGTCACATTACCTTCCGCAAGCATTTCATAAATAATATCTGCAGCAGCTAAACCAGATTGTGGACGTGCTGCTGGATGATTATTGATTGTCACCATAATAGGCCGCTGTGTAATTTCCTTCTGCACAGCCTCCCCAGTAAGGGGTGCCACGAATTCTGGTTGTTGTACAGTTTCTTCAACTACTGTTTCTTCCTCCACTACATTTTCATCATCTTCTTTAACCTTTGGCGCTTCCTTCGAACATCCCCCGATTACGAAGGCACTAAAAGCCATAGCAATCAATATTTTCTTCGATTTGAACACAAGCATACCTCTCCTTTAAACAATTACACATAACTGCAATTGTTTTAAAACACTTTCACCAATTAGCGCATAACAGCAGGCAATAATAACTTATTCTTCATTACATCGAAAATTCCTTTTGGTGTGATGCGAATATATGGTAAATGAGTAGATTGTAAAAATAATAGCGTGTAAATGGCATCCCCTAGTTGATAGCCTCGATCTGCTAAAGCTTGTTTTAAAGCCTTTTCTTTCTCCATTAGTGTTAGTACATCCCCATCATATAAAAGACCGCCTATTGTGAGTGGTATATCTGCTACGACTTCCCCTTTTTCGACCAGAACAATACCGCCATTCATTGCCTTCATTTCTTCAAAGGCTTTGATCATATCGTCTTTATTTTTTCCGATTAATAAAATATCGCCTGTGTTTGAATAGGAGGATGCAAAGCCTTGGACATCGGTTGCGAACCCTTTAATCATTGTATTAACATGCCAGTTTCCTTCTCGATTTATTAGCATTAAATAGCATTCATCATGATTGGCAAGCTGACCTTCTCTTGTAATCAATGAATTATAAGGTTTTGTAATGACATCATTAACAAGCGCAATTCCAAACGGCATAGAAAACTGGAAATCCTGTGAATCTAATGAAAAATCTAAATCAAATGCAGGAATAGCTGAATAATCTATTGTTGCAAGTTTATGCACACGTTCACCATCACGCTTTAGCCAAACACCTTTAGATAAGACACTTTCTGGAACAGGATGATTTTCATCTTGTAAAATATTTATAGAAGCAAAACGTCCTGTCGCGATAAAACCATGTAAATTAGACATATTATAATAGCGTGCCACATTATAAGATGCCATTTGGTAGGCATCAATTGGAGATACCCCCGCATCTAAGGCAGCTTGTATGCATTTATCCATTACACCATCCTCATGGAATGAAGGTGGCGAGCCATCCGTTGTCATCATTAAATGATCAAAAATAGGAAGTTCTTTTTCTACTATTCCTTTTAGCAGATCGGGTAAATCTGGACGAATTGAAGAATGGCGTAATGTTACGGCATAGCCTTGCATAATGCGTCGCTCAACCTCTTCCACTGTCATCGCCTCATGGTCACCATCAGCACCAAGTAATTTCATGCGTGCTAACGTTCTTTCTGAAGCACCAGGAAAATGTCCTTCAATCTTTTTACCTAGACCCTTTGCCATTTGCATACGATAAAGCATTTGATCATCGCCATGTAGTAGCTTTGGCCAGCCCGTCAATTCTCCACCAAGCAGGACATCACTTCGCTCTAACCACTCTAATATCGAGGTATTAGAGAAAACTTCTTCCTCTTGTTCAAGCTCTGTTTGTGAATCAAAGCGAGTCCACCAATAAAAAGAAAACGGTAGCTTTTTCAAATTATCTAAAATTAAAAACGCTTTCTTATTTTCTAAATTTAAAACAAAGCTTAAATTATCCGAAATAAATGTCGTTGTTCCAAGCTGACCACAAAAATCTGCAAATGACTGTGGATGGTAAAGCTGGAATGGATGAACATGAGGTTCAATATAGCCAGGTACAATTGTTTTTCCTGTACAATCCACGACTTCTGTTCCTTCTAATAAAGGAGGCATTCTATCACCAGCATAGACAATGCGATCTCCTAAAATCCAAATGTTTCCCACTGTAAATTGTTTCAACATACTATGCAAA is a genomic window containing:
- a CDS encoding YerC/YecD family TrpR-related protein, with the protein product MQIEKIRGHQTDQLFKAVLELKDIEECYKFFDDLCTISEIQSLAQRFEVAHLLRLKKTYESIKKETGASTATISRVRRCFDYGNDTYDEMLGRLYPDEKPFQAPKE
- a CDS encoding DUF3048 domain-containing protein translates to MFKSKKILIAMAFSAFVIGGCSKEAPKVKEDDENVVEEETVVEETVQQPEFVAPLTGEAVQKEITQRPIMVTINNHPAARPQSGLAAADIIYEMLAEGNVTRFLAIYQSELPENIGPVRSARSYFIDMAKGYDAFYVAHGYSPEAKTMLDNRIVDNINGMAYDGILFKRSSDRVAPHNSYITSENIVKGAKMVDASMNYSEKVLQGFYEPNERGKIGIETSQVDIYYGNNEDFHNSYVYDHQSNHYERQSAGVDTKDMLTGETISLANVLFFEMDHQIIDDIGRQEIDLTSGGNAYVFQNGYLREVEWSNVNGIPTAVEQSGEPVKLVPGKSWVHFVPSSPGLQAMVKTQP
- a CDS encoding adenine deaminase C-terminal domain-containing protein — encoded protein: MDPVWKITTLRQQLAVIDGKKAPDIVLKNARYLHSMLKQFTVGNIWILGDRIVYAGDRMPPLLEGTEVVDCTGKTIVPGYIEPHVHPFQLYHPQSFADFCGQLGTTTFISDNLSFVLNLENKKAFLILDNLKKLPFSFYWWTRFDSQTELEQEEEVFSNTSILEWLERSDVLLGGELTGWPKLLHGDDQMLYRMQMAKGLGKKIEGHFPGASERTLARMKLLGADGDHEAMTVEEVERRIMQGYAVTLRHSSIRPDLPDLLKGIVEKELPIFDHLMMTTDGSPPSFHEDGVMDKCIQAALDAGVSPIDAYQMASYNVARYYNMSNLHGFIATGRFASINILQDENHPVPESVLSKGVWLKRDGERVHKLATIDYSAIPAFDLDFSLDSQDFQFSMPFGIALVNDVITKPYNSLITREGQLANHDECYLMLINREGNWHVNTMIKGFATDVQGFASSYSNTGDILLIGKNKDDMIKAFEEMKAMNGGIVLVEKGEVVADIPLTIGGLLYDGDVLTLMEKEKALKQALADRGYQLGDAIYTLLFLQSTHLPYIRITPKGIFDVMKNKLLLPAVMR